AGGCGGCCCGGCAGCCGCACCTGCGCCCGGTGGAGAAGCGCGTCGTCACCATCGCGGTGGCCGGCAACCCCAACGCGGGCAAATCGACCCTGATCAACGCCATCACCGGCAGCCGGCTGCACGTCGGCAACTGGCCGGGGGTGACGGTGGAGAAGAAGGAGGCG
This portion of the Desulfuromonadales bacterium genome encodes:
- a CDS encoding FeoB small GTPase domain-containing protein; this encodes MSKAVEPVKIDGDEAARQPHLRPVEKRVVTIAVAGNPNAGKSTLINAITGSRLHVGNWPGVTVEKKEA